The nucleotide window tgTTTGTTATAGATGTAAGTACTGAAAGACCTGGGCCACCTAAACTCTGGGcacaagggaattttttttttaagagatgggggctccctctgtcacccaggctggagtctgtacagtggtataatcatagcttcaaactcctggctcaaataatctgcctgtagtcccagctactggggaggctgaggcaggagaatggtgtgaacctaggaggcggagcttgcagtgagtcgagatcgcgccactgtactccagcctgggcgacagagcaagactccgtctcaaaaaaaaaaaaaaaaaagtatgtatgtaaaatacatacataacacatatatgtatattttatacttaaaatttcaATGAGTTTGGCAGTATAGTCCCAAAATACACTTTACTTGCACAGGTTCTCAGGAtttgaaaagaacaaacaaaatacacTTTGTAATCATGTCTCTTACGCCTTGAAATAAACTTCTTCTTTATGGCACATAAATTCTAGACATTTGCTTCTCAAAATTCCCATAGTCACAGAGGCCAGCCCATAGTGAAGTGTTGGAACTAGAGTTGTTAGAAACTAGATGAAAGAAGTGGGCATACGAATTAATACCATATTAATGAGAATTTGGGTTTTACTTTGGGTATTACTTAAGAAATAAGTGCTTGCTGAAGTAGGGCATTCATTTAGCTAACCCGTAGTTCATAACTGCTGTATTTGCTGCTTCTTTTTCAGGTTTCATTTCCAGGGACCCTGTGGAACGACTCTTCCTGAAGCCCTTGCCCGTCATGAAAATGAAACTGTTTCTTAAGTGTCctggggaagaaagaaattagagTATATCTAAGAACTAGGCCACATGCAGAGGAGAAATGGTCTTACGGGTGGTGAGCTGAATATTGAACAATCTAAAAATAGCCTCTGATTCCCTAGCTAGAATCCAACCTGTTGATAAGCGATGGGGGCGTAGAAGTAGCAAAGAGCACCCACATTCAAAAGTCACAGAACTGTAAAGTTAATGCGTATTATTTGGTCTGAACTGAAACGTAAGATATCTTGGATGTGTATGGTTGGTTATTGGGAGGGAAAAATTTTGTAAATTagattgtcttaaaaaaatatagttaTCCTgatcatatttttgttatttgggCAAGGTAGAAGTTGAGGGGTAAAAACCCTACTATTTAATTCTGATTTTTGCACAAGTTTTagtggaaaataaaatcacactcTATAGTaggtaatttattatataaagatGTTACCCCAGGATATGGCTTTAtgggggacttttttttttttttttgagacagagtttcactcttgttgcccaggctggagtgcaatggggcgatctcagctcactgcaacctccatctcccgggttcaagagactctcctgcctcagcctgctgagtagctgggattacaggcgtgcaccaccacgcccggctaattttgtatttttagtagagatggggttcctccatgttggtcaggctggtcttgaactcccaacctcaggtgatccgcccgcctcggcctcccaaaatgctgggattacaggcatgaaccaccgcgccagGCTTACTGGGGGCTTTTTAACCTTATTTGGCTACATTACCTCAGTGAACAAGAGGCAGCTCACAACAGGAACTCAtgcaaagaaggaagagaatagTACCAACAAGGTAGAACATCACGATGAGAAGAAAGAACGATGCAAATATGTGAACCCCCAGGATAAACACAGCTGCCTAAAATTTAGCTCTGGCTCCCTTAGAAGGGGGAAGAGTCAACAGTGGACTGTTTCTCATCGTCACAAATGCAGAAGCATATGGTTCCTGTGGGACCTGCCAACTGTTCCCAGACACTGAACTCTGTTGGGAGTTTTTTCCATGGGACTTCAAAAACTGATGCCCTTATGTTGGGCCAGACCTCTGTTAACTTCAGTAGGGATGGCACCAGGTTCAAGGGGCCAAAGAAGAGACTGGAGCCAGTGAAGGAAACATAGGGTATATTTGGGGAACTTTACAGGGTGGTCCAGTGGCAGCGGGCTGAACAGAACTGCAACCACTTataaaaagcatgcagtttatatagcacTTTCACTCAGCACCCTCCCCGCAGCAACCTCCAATGGCAAACCTCATTTCTTAAGTTATTGCTGTCAGATGCATCtgccatacagggtcattctCCGGGAATGCTTACGTTATTTCCGTCAGGTACATTTTCCATACACTTTACTACCTTGGAGTAAAGTAGCAAGAATACAGCTTTTCCCCTAACCTTTACCAGCTAACTCAGTGCTTAGGGGCCTTGGAATGCCTGCTGCCCAACAAGTGTCAGAGGCCTGACTGGGAGGCATGGCCATTATCAACAGTGTATGAAGGTCATACATGACAGGGTCCCTTGGATCCAGTGGGCTCCCTGAAGTGATTACATACTTGGACCACATCACCTCAGCCCCTTGCAAAATTGCATTTAATGTTACACCCTTGGCTTTTGTAGAAACAGGCAACAAGACACTGTCATATAAAACTTTGTACTGCATTACAAGGCATAACCTTTAATAAATCCCAATGGTACTTTTTGTGGGGAAGAGGGATGCTCATAGCCTATGGGGTGGCTGGAGAACTAGTCAGGGACCCTGAGGGCTCGATTTACACTTTACATGGGTGGGCCAAGGAGTTTACACTGAGGGCACTGGTAATACCTGTAATAGTCTTATAGTACTTATAAAGCAGTTTTGCACATAAAATACCGTCATGCGCTTATAAGAAGTTTGTTCCTGGGCTGCTCCAAGTTAACTGTATTCATTTTCCTAGTGTTAGCACAGTATCTCAGGGAGTCTGattatatttttgatttgtaTTCTATCTTAGACTAAGGCCTACAGATTTCAAACTGTTCTTTGCAATTCCTCTCATAATGAACCTCTGGTTCGgcagctttttttgttgttgttgttcttaagttttaccatttttgttcctatttggttttgttgtttttaaattgggAACTGCTTCTAAAACAGAAGACATGAAAggagaattaaaaacacaatatatgtGTGAGATAGAATTATTCAACTTAGCATTTATTAAACATCTGCCATATGATagacattagaaataaaatgactaGCAAGACCTGGTCCTTCCCCTCAGGAGTTCACAGAACGGCTGGAGCAACTGTCATACAAACTGTTACGCAGCGCAGAAACTACATAGACATTTGTGCGGGTTCAGACCACAGCAGATAGAGATGGGCAGAGTGGGATGGGGTAGGGGGTAAGGTGCTTGAAGTTTGCCTGGGTGGGAATTTTTGAAGTATGAAAAGGACTTCTGCCTGGGGGATTGCAGCAGTAGAGGGAAGAGCACTGTCGGTACAATTGCATTGCAGGTGTGAAACGGCTTGATTTGTTCAAATGATGGATCATTTAGTATTGTATAATGGATGGGAGGAGAGAAACACGGCGATCACAAAGGGCCATGTTtgccaagaaataaaatatacttggAAAAAAAGAGTACGTATGTGTATATACGACAAAACTCGGGTGCATTCTGTAGGGACCGGCGAAGCCATTCCTTCAGGAGATTTGCTCAGCATTGCCACGGGCCAGCTGCTGTTCCAGGCCGTGGGTTAGGAACCAGGAAGGGCATCGCTCCCACAGGGCCCACATCCTAACGGGCCTCGCCGCGGCTAAGGGGCTGGGCAGGCCGAGGGCGCCGGGCTGTGCAAATTTCTTTAGAGCCGAGGTCTGTGGCCAGCGTCTTCGTCCGTCACAGGAGGGCTGACTGGCCACGGCGGCCATCTGCTAGAGCGCATTTCTTCCCATGAAACGCCATCTCCTCCGAAGTGCGGAGCGAACGCAGCCAAATCTACAAACACTGATAAGCTGGATCCACCTGACGGAACCCAGGGCCAAAAAACTGCGGCGAGCAGCGCCTCGGACCCGCTATTACCGGTTTTCTAAGCACTGGACAGCGTGAGCCGTGCCAGCCCTGTCTCGCCATCCCAGCCGAGGAGGGCAGCGCGATGGCTCTTCCCTGCCTTGAAACCAGCCCCACTGCCAGCCGCTCTCGCCCGCAGAGCATTTTCCGTGGCGTCCAACCGACCCTACGGCGGCCTTGGCGAGCCATGTGGAAGAAACACACCCACTGCCCATAGGCCACGCCCTTCCTGGCTTCGCGCATGCGCCCCGCCCGTCCTGAGGACCTCCCAACCTGCAGGGGGCGATGAAAGTCCGCTTGCGCTTCGCTTGCAGTTGCTTCCGAGTCAGAGGTCAGACGGTCTAGCGCTGCGTGGGACATGGTGCAGCTGCGACCGCGCGCGTCTCGCGCCCCGGCGTCGGCGGAGGCGATGGTGGACGAGGGCCAGCCGGCctcggaggaggaggaggcggagcaCGGGCTGTTGCTCGGTCAGCCCAGCAGCGGCGCGGCCGCCGAGCCGCTGGAGGAAGACGAGGAAGGGGACGATGAGTTTGACGACGAAGCCCCGGAGGAGCTGACTTTCGCCAGCGCCCAGGCGGAAGCGAGAGAAGAGGAGCGGCGAGTGCGGGAGACCGTGCGCAGGTTTGGAGCCCGCGGCCGGGCGGGGAGAACCGCCCCTTCTCGTCCCGCTTGTCCTTCCCTTTGCTGACTTGTCACCCTTCCTCCCAGGGATAAAACGCTcctgaaggagaagaggaagcgACGCGAGGAGCTGTTCATCGAACAGAAGGTTAGAGGATAGGGGGGAGGTGTCTTATTAAAACAACCTGGCCTGCGGATAATTCTCGTGGTGGATGTAATTTGGGTTGGTAGGATATTGAGTGGGGAAAAAGTCACCAAGATTTTCTCTGACAGTGGTAGAAAGATGcttgggccgggcgcggcagTACTTTAGGGGGACTAGGTGGGCGGAGCCCGGGATGTCGAGGCTGCCTtcagcctagatcacaccactgcgctccagcctgggcgacagagcgagagaccctgtctcaaaaaaaaaaaaaactcgtcTCCTTTAGTGTCCACCAACTGAAAATaagaggttgctgtgagaattaggTGGTTTGTAAACTGTAAGGGCTGTACAAGACTTGGTGTATGGTTGCTTTGCTGTCTGGTACACACTCGACACAGAGAACTGGCTCCAGGTGGACATTACTTAACGGCTTTCCGTTTGTAACAGTGACCTGAGGGTTGGAATACCGTGGGCACcttttccagttttcatcaaGTCTTTCAGAGAATATGGAGTTTTGTGGACCCAATCTTCCCGTAACTTGGAGTGGAGGCAGTTTCCAACCTAATTCATTTCTTTGCCTAGATGTAGGGCATTCTTAGAAGTGGTAACTTCAGAAGCAACTCCGGACATACTGTGTACAtgactttattaattttaaacgttttcattccaaaagaaaagaaaactccttCCAGACACTATTTTAGAGAAGTTAACCACAGCTTCACAGACTAAGTAAGTAATGGATCTTCTTATATTACTTGCTTATATACACTCATCTTTGAATTATATACTGGTACATTTATTTGACTCCATATAGCTGAAGGAATTGTAGAACCCAAATTTAAAAGCTACCTTGGTATATGAATTTGGTGCGAAAGGAGGAGGTAACTTTATGTTTCacttattttgccattttttgaaTTCCTGATCCCATTGTGTTCATTCAGTACATTTTGTTGATTGCCTGTCATTGTACTAGGGCAGAGTAGGTGGTGGTGAATACAGTGTTTTGAATCATTTAGTGGGGTAGCAGGCACTTATCCACAGGCTCTGAAAACTCAATTTGTCCCATACTTGCCTTACCTACCACCAACCTGTCCTTCCTCCCTGTTCCCCACTTCATTTAGCATCTTTGGTGTTTTATGGTTTAAAGCGAAAAGGTATAGTCGTCCTTGGGAATCGGTCAAACCCTACTAAATTTAGCCttctaaatatttgtattttttgtttctatccTCTTTCTCCTTAAGGCTTTAAATTCAGAAATTTAGCCCCTTTTTGCTTAGGCCAGTGGCTCTCaaattttcagtaaaaaaaaCTACCAAGAGTTACTCAGATCCTGAATACATTAAACATAAGAGCAAATCTATTTGGTGGCAAATTCCCTTTCATCTTTTAAAACCAAGCTCAAGTGTCATCTTTACCTTTTCATTTGGCCCGCCCGCCTCCCATCACTTCCGCTTTTGTGTGGCCTTTCTCCTGTGCAAATGCTTGTGTATTGTATTCTGTCcatttacatttctctctccATTGTTCACTGTCTCCTGTGCCTACACTATTAAATTAATCCTTTGTGATTTCTCCAAATGAAATGAGGCAGGCCTACTACCATTCACTTCATATTTCAAATACTATATAACTTGTTATTAAGTGTTTCACTTGAACTCCATTGCCCATAGCATTTTGCTGCTTTGGAAGCCTGCTAATAGGCTTTCAGATTTACATTGTGAAGATCTTCCAATGATTGAGAGTTGGTGGCAGTGTACTGGGGAGTGACTGTTGCTTTCCAAACTGAGAGCTCCTGAGTAGAAATTGAGGGTGTTGGTAATGAAAGGGAGTGTCTTGCTTGTAAAGTCAGATGAAATAATATAACATATTTTGAGTAACCTTTGCTATCTGCCATTCCAgtcagtggttttgttttttcccttagTGTCAAGAAATCGCCAGGAAAGGTCAAAGAAGGTATGACTATTctaatttaaataacttttcacGTAAGTGTCAAGTGCACTTGCAGATGTTTCCAGTCAAATATGAATGGCCCTTAGAAAGCCACGGGCCTGGCCAAGGTTAGCTGGGGCCTATTCCCTGTAtttcatacaaataaaaactgCATCCACATGGGTGTGTAGTGGATGCTTAAAGTGAACTCCAGTAAatttcctgatttatttttacatgaatgCTAATTAGCAAATGTAACTCCATTTTTTAGttaatttgcaaaagaaaaatgaagactgtgaaaaaggaaatgactccaaaaaagttaaattacaaAAAGTACAGTCTGTCAGGTAATGaatcttttgtttcatttgggATATAAAGGAGACCTCTAAGAGAGTTAAAGTATTGGCTAACatgggaaatattttaattagtaGTAATTTCAGATTGGATTCTCTGTGGAAAAATCagttttgggctgggcacggtggctcacacttgtaatcccagcactttgggaggctgaagcaggtggattgcttgagtccaggatttcaagaccagcctgggcaacatggtaaagcccagtctctacacaaaataaaaaaagtaactGGGCGTGCTGGTGTGCTCTACTAAAATATGAGTGTTAGTCTGTTTCTTGTAGTCCTGTAATTTAGTTTTATTCTATCTGTGCATATACAAAATTAGTTTCATTTATCACAGTGagacaaatgataaaaatattttaaagcaagcatgtaggccgggtgcagtggcccatgcccgtaatcccagcactttgggaggctgaggcaggcaagttgcttgaacctgggaggcagaggttgcaatgagctgagatcgcgcagcctgagtgacagagtgagacactgtctcggGCGGGGGTGAgggggagagaaagcaagcatgtattaattcttttttaaccttttatattGATGAACAGCCAGAATAAAAGCTACTTGGCCATCAGGCTAAAAGACCAAGATCTGAGAGATTCAAGGCAACAAGCGGCACAAGCCTTCATACATAATTCATTATATGGGCCAGGAACCAACAGGACTACTGGTAATTTTTTTATGGActattttcctcactttttacTGCAAATAAAACTATGAAATGATAAATACCTTTCATTTCTAGTAAATAAGTTCCTGTCTCTTGCCAACAAGAGGTCACCAGTGAAAAAGGCTGCTGTCCAGTTTTTGAATAATGCTTGGGGTAAGATCCAGCTTTATTCTCCTGTCTCTTAATAGCTTTATATGTTGAATCATGTTCTTTTGAAGGAGATAGTTCATAATTATATGCCCCTTATAATGGCTTATATAACTTGTGAAAAACAGGTCAATGTAGTATGTATATACATCTAATGTATAATAAGCCCACCCAGTTT belongs to Macaca thibetana thibetana isolate TM-01 chromosome 4, ASM2454274v1, whole genome shotgun sequence and includes:
- the NOL7 gene encoding nucleolar protein 7, translating into MVQLRPRASRAPASAEAMVDEGQPASEEEEAEHGLLLGQPSSGAAAEPLEEDEEGDDEFDDEAPEELTFASAQAEAREEERRVRETVRRDKTLLKEKRKRREELFIEQKKRKLLPDTILEKLTTASQTNVKKSPGKVKEVNLQKKNEDCEKGNDSKKVKLQKVQSVSQNKSYLAIRLKDQDLRDSRQQAAQAFIHNSLYGPGTNRTTVNKFLSLANKRSPVKKAAVQFLNNAWGIQKKQNAKRFKRRWMVRKMKTKK